A region of Streptomyces sp. NBC_01788 DNA encodes the following proteins:
- a CDS encoding DUF3995 domain-containing protein, whose translation MLLHVYWAVGGTWGLPLLARHDKSAVQAVNWVVSAIMLFGALFVLALNRRTDSRVRAWVLLAPMWIAAVVCVSHAFYGFVTKALYLSGHHGAVDFPVVPGVGAAEAAEANHLSAVQDLLVFEPCFLVQGVVLALAAWQFIRTRNARRRWWTSLVVGIVVIDVFGALLSVAGARFALS comes from the coding sequence ATGCTTCTCCACGTGTACTGGGCGGTGGGCGGCACCTGGGGACTGCCGCTCCTGGCGCGGCACGACAAGTCCGCGGTGCAGGCGGTCAACTGGGTGGTGAGCGCGATCATGCTGTTCGGCGCGCTCTTCGTCCTCGCGCTGAACCGCCGTACGGACAGCCGGGTGCGCGCCTGGGTGCTGCTGGCGCCGATGTGGATCGCTGCGGTGGTGTGCGTCTCCCACGCCTTTTACGGCTTCGTCACCAAGGCCCTGTACCTGAGCGGACACCACGGCGCCGTCGACTTCCCGGTCGTGCCCGGGGTCGGCGCGGCGGAGGCGGCCGAGGCGAACCACCTCTCGGCCGTGCAGGACCTCCTGGTCTTCGAGCCGTGCTTCCTGGTCCAGGGCGTGGTACTGGCCCTGGCCGCCTGGCAGTTCATCCGCACCCGGAACGCCCGCCGCAGATGGTGGACGTCGCTGGTCGTGGGCATCGTGGTGATCGACGTGTTCGGCGCCCTGCTCTCGGTGGCCGGCGCGCGCTTCGCGCTCTCCTGA